A region of uncultured Carboxylicivirga sp. DNA encodes the following proteins:
- a CDS encoding alpha-amylase family glycosyl hydrolase, whose amino-acid sequence MNRIYFLGILIWLTQVVSAQVVTSNPAIPVESDQVIITFYADRGTAGLEGYTGDIYAHTGVITDKSTSDGDWKYVKADWGVNIADCKLTQVGSNQYTLTISPTIRQFYGVPDGEKILKMAFVFRSADSSLEGKDTGGSDIFVSVSDAELGVAIESPVDKSLVPVGDDVVVSVNSILSEQLTLFINDVEITSTAGTSISYTISGVSEEQYDIRAVATSGANSVEDNVTFYTRGTPIIEARPNGLRRGVNRIDDNSVTVLLYAPSKEYVYLMGDFNDWTPMNDYLMKKDGDYFWLTLTGLAAGEEYAYQYWMDNDLKIADPYTNKVLDPWNDGYIGSDIYPNLKAYPEGKTSGIVSVFSTSADDFQWDATGYNAPDKQSLVVYELLIRDFTAYQDIKTVTDTLSYLKRLGVNAIELMPFNEFEGNDSWGYNPSFYFATDKAYGTVNDYKTFINECHKNGIAVIMDMVLNHSFGQSPFVQMYFDGDKPTAQNPWYNVEHNMKNPDAQWGYDFNHESLETQALVDSICSFWMSEFQIDGFRFDFTKGFTNTVTPATGDNSWASNRDDSRIAILKRMSNEIWKRKSDAYVIFEHLSNNDEETILANHGIMLWGNANHDYSEATMGYDSDLSWTSYENRGWNEPQVVNYMESHDEERLMYKNLLYGASEGDYKVANKITALKRVEAAAAIFFSTPGPKMVWQFGELGFDLSINRCTDGSVSNDCRLAQKPPVWQYQDDEDRARLFNVFKRMIDMKTGEEVFNTSDFTMDVSGSVKKIALNLSGSDVRVVSNFALTAQTTSINFSSTGWWYNVILGDSINVTNTDVQLTFQPGEYVVYSQKKLTGFDTNTSVDDDVNASSKINCYPNPFNESVQIETNMTGDKLLEIYSISGTCLKKTPFQEEKIRINLSELSIGQYIIRITNGSEVIHSKVFKY is encoded by the coding sequence ATGAATAGGATTTACTTTTTAGGAATATTGATATGGTTGACACAGGTTGTGAGTGCGCAGGTAGTAACTTCAAATCCCGCAATTCCGGTTGAAAGTGATCAGGTGATAATTACCTTTTATGCTGATCGGGGAACAGCCGGATTAGAAGGTTATACAGGCGATATTTACGCTCATACAGGTGTTATTACCGATAAAAGCACAAGCGATGGTGATTGGAAATATGTAAAAGCAGACTGGGGTGTGAATATTGCCGACTGTAAACTTACACAGGTAGGTTCGAATCAGTATACATTAACAATTTCACCTACTATCAGGCAGTTTTATGGAGTGCCCGATGGAGAAAAGATCCTGAAAATGGCCTTTGTTTTTCGAAGTGCCGATAGTTCACTTGAAGGGAAGGATACTGGAGGAAGTGATATTTTTGTTAGTGTTTCTGATGCTGAATTAGGGGTTGCCATTGAATCCCCGGTGGATAAAAGTTTGGTACCTGTAGGTGATGATGTTGTGGTGAGCGTTAACTCTATTTTAAGTGAACAATTGACATTATTTATTAATGATGTTGAAATTACATCCACTGCCGGAACATCAATTTCATATACTATTTCAGGTGTTAGTGAGGAGCAATATGATATCAGAGCTGTCGCCACTTCTGGTGCAAATTCAGTTGAAGATAATGTTACCTTCTATACTAGGGGTACGCCAATTATTGAAGCCAGACCTAATGGATTGAGAAGAGGAGTTAATAGAATTGATGATAACTCAGTAACAGTACTTCTGTATGCTCCAAGTAAGGAGTATGTGTACTTAATGGGTGATTTTAATGACTGGACGCCTATGAATGATTACCTGATGAAAAAAGATGGTGATTATTTTTGGCTGACGCTTACCGGCCTTGCTGCTGGAGAAGAATATGCTTATCAATATTGGATGGATAATGACTTAAAAATTGCAGATCCATACACTAATAAAGTACTTGATCCATGGAATGATGGGTATATTGGTTCAGATATTTATCCCAACTTAAAAGCATATCCTGAAGGTAAAACAAGTGGAATAGTTAGTGTTTTTTCAACTTCAGCTGATGATTTTCAATGGGATGCTACAGGTTATAATGCGCCGGATAAACAATCTTTAGTGGTATATGAACTTCTGATACGTGATTTTACAGCTTATCAGGATATAAAGACAGTAACTGATACTTTAAGTTATCTGAAACGATTGGGTGTTAATGCCATTGAATTGATGCCGTTCAATGAATTTGAAGGTAATGACAGCTGGGGCTATAATCCTTCATTTTATTTTGCAACAGATAAAGCCTATGGAACAGTTAATGATTACAAGACATTTATAAATGAATGTCATAAAAATGGAATAGCTGTGATTATGGACATGGTGTTAAATCATTCTTTTGGTCAATCACCATTTGTTCAAATGTATTTTGATGGCGACAAACCTACTGCTCAAAATCCCTGGTATAATGTTGAGCATAACATGAAAAATCCTGATGCACAATGGGGATACGACTTTAATCACGAAAGTCTTGAAACACAAGCTTTGGTTGACAGTATTTGTTCTTTCTGGATGAGTGAATTCCAGATAGATGGTTTCCGATTTGATTTTACCAAAGGTTTTACAAATACTGTAACACCAGCCACAGGTGATAATAGTTGGGCCAGTAATCGGGATGACAGTCGTATTGCTATTTTGAAAAGAATGTCAAACGAAATATGGAAGAGAAAATCTGATGCGTATGTAATTTTTGAACATCTTTCAAATAATGATGAGGAAACAATTTTGGCCAATCATGGAATAATGCTTTGGGGAAATGCGAATCATGATTACAGTGAAGCCACCATGGGATATGATTCTGATTTAAGCTGGACTTCATATGAAAACAGGGGTTGGAACGAACCTCAGGTGGTTAATTACATGGAAAGCCATGATGAAGAAAGATTGATGTATAAAAATCTATTATACGGAGCCTCTGAAGGAGATTATAAGGTTGCAAATAAAATCACGGCTTTAAAACGTGTGGAAGCAGCTGCAGCAATCTTTTTCAGTACACCCGGACCTAAAATGGTTTGGCAGTTTGGTGAACTGGGATTTGATTTAAGCATCAATCGCTGTACTGATGGATCAGTAAGTAATGATTGTCGATTAGCTCAGAAGCCGCCGGTGTGGCAATATCAGGACGATGAAGATAGAGCACGTTTATTTAATGTCTTTAAGCGTATGATTGACATGAAAACCGGTGAAGAGGTTTTTAATACTAGCGATTTTACAATGGATGTTTCGGGATCAGTAAAAAAAATAGCTTTGAATCTATCAGGTTCAGATGTAAGAGTTGTTTCGAATTTTGCATTAACTGCCCAAACGACCAGTATTAACTTTAGCTCGACAGGTTGGTGGTATAATGTAATATTGGGAGATAGTATTAATGTAACAAATACAGATGTTCAACTTACATTCCAGCCTGGTGAATATGTAGTTTACAGTCAAAAGAAATTAACCGGATTTGATACAAATACATCAGTTGATGATGATGTTAATGCATCTTC